The Vitis vinifera cultivar Pinot Noir 40024 chromosome 7, ASM3070453v1 genomic interval ttatgattGAAGTTCTCTTCAAAAAGCATGTTAAAAGAACATTGTTGATGagtaaatatttatattgatcTTTTGGCTGTCAACTCGCAGTAACAGGAAAAACACAATGGTTGTTATCCATTGGTGAATGTGTTATTgtctttactttttgttttcaaaagccTATTATCGAACCATTTTGTGGGTGTCTTTCATCCATGATACTTGTCAAGAAGGAAAGTATCTCTTTTCCCTATTATGATACTCCACGTCTATTTATATAATGATTTGGAAAGCTTTGGAGTCTTTATAGCAATGCTGTTAAATTCATGTTGAGGTAAGAAGTAGGGCATGACTAGTTGGCTAGGTTGTTTTCAAGAAAGAGCACGGAGCACCAAGCTGAGGATCTGTTTCTTACTAATCTAAGGTCAAATttctatcaattttcatgaGAGTTTGTTACGTTGTTACTAAAcacaaatgaaaaaatttaaggtttttgaaaaatggaaGTGACAGCTGTACTATATAAAGTTTGGAAATGAGGATGTGACTTAATTTGTCCTGACATTCTTTTGTCGTTATTTCCACTGCTGAATGAAACTCTTTTGCAAAATAGTTTAAGAGAAAAACTAAGAGGGTAACTTAGGGTTTGTTTAGCACGATTGCTTATCATTGTTTCCTCTGATGATTTAGGTTTTTTGCAAAATAGTTTTGTAGAGAAAGGCTAAGAGGCTAATCTAGTTGATGCCAATTTGACACTCTCCTTGTGCATATAATACCCACTTGTGCCACATCCTTTAATGTGACATATTggattcattgttgaatcaccTAACACACTGCCACATGGCTAGTGATCCAATGCCACTAAATCAAATAGTTCTCCATTCATATGATTTCACATGTTTTGCATGGTCATTTGTGCATTCTATGTAATCATTTTCCAATTTACCTCTTTTGTCAAGACTAAAATGACACAACATTGATGCATTGGGCTGATGTCAGTTAATCTTGGATGCCTACATCATTAGGATGTCTGCTCAAGGTGCATGCAGAAGGAGCTTCAATTTACGCATCTTTGGCATTGGATGAGATTATCTTTGCCAGAAAATTGTTCCTTATGAGGGGTTTCTCCTCATGCATGAGGAGGAAGGTCTCTTCTTTCCAATTTGTAGTGGTAATCCTTGGGGTGGTATGGACTTGAACCCCCTAGAGTGAAGTGAAAGGTGGCCTTCAAATTTGTATTGTTGCATGGCTgttctaattatttttgtacTCAACTTTCTTTTTAGGATGTAGAACTTTGGTTTTATCCCACCTCTGTGGCCTTcaaattacttttttaaaatgtaCTTTTAGGTAAAGTAGCATTTAAAAAcaatcttttcctttcttttgccacaacacaaaaaaaaaaaaaaactgtcttTATAGATCGAATTTAAGAATTTCAGGGCCTTTCACCCTTTTTTCCGGATAACTCTCTTTCTAAAGAAACATGAGTTCAGTTTTCCCTCCTTTTCCTCTTGATTCATAGGTTAGAGATGCAGGCCTGAAGATGCTTATGAATTCCACGTTTATGGTCATGCATGTTTGTAGTTATACATCTTGATGATTTCATTTTAGTGTATTGGTTGGGTCCTAGCTGAAAGTTATGGTGTATTATAGTTAGTAGCAAAAGGGGTGGCAGATGTGTTAGCAATCACAAAATAGAGAGCCTTCAATTTATTGCTTTTGTAGGGGGTTCCTCCCTTCCCCTCCTGAAGTTTTGAGTTCATAGTTTTAATTTAACCACTTTTAGTTAAGCATTTCCCTTCAATCACTGGAGCAGGTAGCTTTTCTTACTTTTGATCAGAGGCATGCAATGGGGTGGTGGGGGCGGCGCAGGAGAAGGGGACAGCAGGGGCAATTTCTCACActtctttgtatttatttattttatggtaATACAAGGTTtatttctgattaaaaaaatagttgttaGTAGCAGACTAATCGAGACTTACAAGAATGGTTAAAACTTTAGTAAGGTAGTTGTAGAATAGTTGAAGTTATATATATGGTTAAAAATCTCTCTTAcccatcaaatatatatatatatatatatatggttaaaAATGTTAAGAATGTTTTCATCTTGATTGGTAATTTTGGGTTAAAAGTAGATTTCACTTGATATAGTTTCCTATGTTGGTTTTCAATGTTTGCTTCAGTATGAAATTAGTTCATCATGCATGTAATTGTCTCTTAAAGCtgtatatcaataaaaaaaaaaaaagaaaaaaaaaaagtggaattGCCTCTTAGAATTTTTAAGTGCCCATGAAATTGCTTATACATTCATATTTTTTACAATGCATACCAGTTCTTCCTCAATTTATTTCATGGGAGTGTAGTACCTTATGGTAATGATATGGTACCCTACATAGgtccaaaaaaggaaaaaagaaaaaatcaataataatagaAACTGTCTGGCTATATGAAATGAGTTGGCCATTGTAGTTGCATTGTATGCatggaatttaaatattaaatagatatttttttgtctGTTGTGTCGTAATTATCTTGCAAGGTGCTTCTGCTGCTAGAAGGCATAGATTGTTCTATAACAAGATCCTGGGTAATCCTTCCAATGGGTCCTATCCTAAGGTGtttatttttccaattatgGTTTGCAGCAAGAAGTTTTTGGGTTAttgtgtgttttttgttttgtttgtttgttaccCTTCTAAAAGTGTGGTTGCATTTTACTACTACAATGGGCTGGTCAGACAATTTTAATACTGTGGTGTCTGTAGGGTACTTTGCCATGAGTTTAATTGCCTTATTATCATCACAATGTGCTTCAATTTAGTTTCTTATCCAGTATTAGTATTTAATTTCagttttctttcacttcttggATTATTATGATCTCACAAATTTGAGTCATATTTTGCCACATGACAGGCCCACTACATGTTAGGACTAGCATTATTACAGAGGGAAGAATATGCTGAAGGAGTGAAGGAACTTGAAAAGGTATGAGATGATCCATGCCCTGAATTGTACTtgaatattcttttttatcagTGTTATTtagttcttgaattttttttcttggcagTTTTGGACAACTCACATgatgaaattcattttttatttaagtactGGGAGTAATTTGTTGgtgaaatcaataaaattttggaCCTATTCATTTGTTTAACAATGGAATCATCTGAAAATAGCATATCCTTGTCATTTTAGGaagataatatattatttatggtAGTGATATTACctgtaaaaattttaagatcttGTGATGGGggaaaagccttttaaagtttattcaaggaagaaagtgaagacctaagtaaactttaagtaggattaatattaattaggatTGATATTtcttggagtctaattaggattagctagttgagttataatataattagaatttgagtcatgataggttattagagtcctagtatactttggatttcttagagaagcctataaataggctaatcaatgtaaatcaaaggaatgaatttgatgaataatattatactttctttcattgcaaggttgcaatcctcaatggtgagactccattgattttcttctaagtGAGACTcttagaaggccttagtgagactctaaggttttccatcttttctttattgtttcttctttctctctatttcttatcttataattttctctaccataaaatttattccttactcctctccttacaccctagaaataaaaccctagcccacctacccttgagtgtaggcaaccatcctagggttgtcctacatcatcTTGACCATAGTAAAATTGGAAAACCAGGGACAGGGACATGGGGACGTAAAAAAGGAGATCCTATCAACTTGTTCCGACCTAGGATAATAAGCTCATGGCTTGGTCTTACTTCACCGTCAAGCAATGGAAGAAGACTTCCATCTCCTAGTTGCTTTGTGTTTCAATAttcattaataattgtttaGTTCTATTATGGCAATAAACTTTTTTGCCCCCTTTTTGCGTAGGCAGTATGGAGAGAAACTTCTGAATCTATGGTTTAAGGGTTGAGTAATACTAAAACTATCTATGGTCAAGAGTCACTTAAAAGTGATTTGAGTAATACTAAAACTGTGGAATATATCTTAAACTAGTCTATGGTCAAgtgattgcttttgattatttgggaTCAATCATGCACATTGCTAAGCGGAGATTGAGGAGTCATTGCCCATGGAATTAGATGGAAGATCAATTGTTAAGAAGTGTTTTCGTAATGGTGTGGCTGTCAAATACCctaatttgagagaaaattttaCATGACAACCGTAAGATCTTCCTTGCTTTAGGAATGTTgcttagttaaaaaaaaaaatagtaaagcTAATGGAGATGGTAATGGATGAGtgagaaaagggaaaaacatgGAATAAGAAATGAATGGATCTTGAGGGCTCAAGGTAAGCAACATTTGAGGACAAGATGAGGCTAAATTTGCCCATGATGGTTTGTGTAAAAGAGTCTAACAAGAGAGTCAATGAAGCATGATTTAGTTCAAGTTTGAAGGTGTTTAAAGGATGTTAAGGAGACCAAAGAAGACTTGGGTCTAGATAGTGAGAAAAAACATGAtgtctttaatttatttgagGGAGCAATGCAATTTCTCATGCAATCTAGCTAAGCTTTAGGGCTTTGTTGTTAGTTTACTACaattgctttaatttttttaattcttctcATTTCATCAGGCCATTTGGACTAAACAATTTGGTGCTAATGAGCAACATTAGTCCATGTAAATGAGTCTTTACTCATTGATCTCAAATACGCTAGTGTTGGAACTTCCAAGCACTGTTTTGGTTTTGGGAATAGGTTTGAAGAggataacattatttttaatcgGCAATCATATATACCCTAGATCTATATATAGGAGTGCTTGATTTTGTGGACATTGACTTTGAAGATTTCCTAGGGTGAGTGAATCATTATGGCATGGTGTTATCTAAAGTATCTATAGGATGCACTTTAACAAATGGTATATGTAATGAGGATGGATCTCTaagatatatattaaaaatgataattagtattagttgcaattaagaaataatagtattagtttgaattaaatTAGTATTTATAGGAGTCAAATTAGGAGTAACTAATTAAGTTATTGGAGAATtagaattagagtcataataggttattaaaaTCCTAGTAgattttggatttcttagagaaacctataaataaggcGAATTAATGTAAGCCAAAGTATTAATTGGTGATtaataatattacatttttttgcATGCTTAACAAttttcaatggtgagactcctagaaggccttagtgtgACTCTAGCGTTTCTATCCATTTTTGttcttatcttctttttctatatttttattttattttatttcgcTGCCATAAGCTTTGTCCCTCATTCCTCTCTTCAAACCCTAAAAGATAAATCTTAGCCCACCTATTTGATTATAGGCTACCATCCtatagggttgtcctacatcaatatGCCAACATTGTCAACATTGTGTTTATGTCGCTGCCATTGCAAAGCACTCACAGTTTCATGAACTTCTCCTAAATTGTTCATCTTTGCAATAAGTGATGGTTCTATGATTCTCTTTTAGGAGGACATTTGGTTAGGTAATCAACCTCAAAGGATTCTCTATTCCTAGCTCTATCTCGAGGGCCTGGGACACTCCTATCTCTCATATCTTTATCAGTCTCAGTCTTCTTATTGATTAGACTCTGACCTTCACCTAAGATTGAAGGCCTTTCCATTCTTTGGCTCTCCTTGCATCAGGCTACCTCTCCATTGTTTTTAGATGAGAAGCCTTGGACCTTGGCTCCCGTAGGTCTCTCTTTTCCTCTCCATTGTTCTTCTATGCCTTTTCTTGGGTAAACTTTACCTGGAAGTCTAAAGTTCAGCTCAGAGTCAGAGCCCTTGCGTGGTTAATGAGTTGAAAAATGGTTAATACCAATTCTCTGTCACATATTAAGGGGCCTTCATAGATCTTAATCCCAAGTGCTGTGTCCTAGGCACAAATAGCAGTGAAACAGTGGatcatcttttcttttattatccTGTGGCTTTTGCAACATGGAGCGGGAAGATGGGGACTTGTCTTAGGTCCTTCCTATGGTATTTTAAGTAGGTTTGTGGATTGTTGGATTGAAATTTTACTTCGGCTCTCAAATTGCAAAATACCCTTGAGATGAAACTCTtctttttaactaaaaaatccTTCTAATAATTGCACTAACGTACAATAAATTAGGGTTAATTTCACTTAGACCCCCCAAGCTTTAGTGTAAATCCAACTAACTAATATTGGTTTCAAATTTTGTCAGTTAGCACTCTTACAAATTTATTCTgtctataatttatttcttagaTTTTAGGTAGGTAGTAGTATATTTAACagttctctaaaaaataaattttattttcgaaaacataaatttatatatgaaataataggGATGCTAACTAACAAAATTCCAAACCAACAGTGGCTTAGCAGATTTACACTAAATCTCAAGAGGTATGAATGAAATTACCCCAATAAGTTATGAGTCTGTTTGTTTCGACACTGCATAAGTTTTTCATATCTAGGAGGGACCTTCTAGTTTTTCATATACAGAAAGGATGAAAACCAAATCGAAGAACATGATAGAAATTGTCCTTGATATAATTTATCCATTTCATTTCATTGCATTAGATTCCAGTAATAGACACAAACTACACAGCTGTTTTCAggatgattgattttttttccccttacgAAGTTTTTACTAGGTTAGAAACATGGTTAGGTTGTTATATAGTGGATTTTGTGCTTGTCGATTATAAGCATTATGATTTTTTACAATCTCTTATAAAATCTGCTTGAATAGGCTTTGGATCTTGGGAGAGGTGCAAACCCTAAAGGTTATATGGTAGAGGAGATCTGGCAGGAACTTGCAAAAGCAAAATACATGGAGTGGGAGCACGAATCTACCAAGCGCTCATGGGAACTGCAAACTTTGAAGTATGAGTTCATTTGTAAAATGTATGTACGTTTTTCTATTAGCTTCTTCATTATACTTATATCTGCTTGTGTTTCAGGGAAGCCTGTGAGACTGCTCTTAAAGAAAAACATCTATTTGATAGTTCTGAACTGGAAGGCTTCTTAGATGAGATTCCTAGATCCAATTTGGAACAGTTAGAGGCTCTAGACCGAGTGTTCAGAATAGCTGCAGAAGCTGACTTACCGACTGATGTGAGTACTGTAGCTCCTTTAACATTCCCTAACCCCcttcctttttaaattaaatgcTACCTTATTTTCTTCTAGAGAAACTGAATAAAGATTTTCAGGTTCCGGACTACCTATGCTGTAAAATTACACTTGATATTTTCCGCGACCCTGTCATTGCTCCAAGTGGGCTTACATATGAGAGAGAAGTGCTTCTTGACCATCTGGAGAAGGTTACATTTGATTTTAACTTTGCATGCTCAAATCTGTAGATTTCCCATAATTTCATTGGCACATTTGTGTTAATCTCCAACGTTATGATAATCTAGGTGGGCAAATTTGATCCAATTACCCGAGAGCCACTTAGTCAATCTCAGCTAGTATCCAATCTGGCCATAAAGGAAGCAGTCCAAGCATTTCTAGATGAGCATGGATGGGCTTATAAAACAGATTGAAACTCTGTTGCCTGACAGGGAAATCAACAATTTTTGTGGTAACTAATTATCAATCTCTGATCAAGGCTGAGTATCTCTTTGCTTTGGTGTGTCGATGGTCTTCTCATCGTCTCCTTTATTTGCAAATTTCTGTCTTGCAAAGCCGGAGTGTCTTCCTTGCCCCTTGGAATTGTACAGGTAAAGTTGGTATTGCAACAAGTTTATATTGTGCTGCTTGTACAGTTATATATCGTACTGAAAGATTGATATTGTTAACTCTTTCTAATAGTTAATCTAAACCTACCTGCTCAACTGCTTTGTTCGATTCCCTTTGTTCCATCTTCAAATGCATAACTGCTTGTACagttatgcatttttttaaatagaatttattgTTCATGTGGGagtgattttgaaaactttaaacTGATTTCTATGTTTGCAAGTTTTgatgcttttaaaaatttagaaaattactTGAAATGAGTCTTGGATAATCACTTGCTGGATGATactttgtaattatttttttgtcatgTAACACATGACTCGAAGCACTTGGATTTTTGTCttctgttttttaatttatgccAAAATaataaggctatgtttgattctcggaaaatttaaaagaaaatgtgaggaaaaaaaaatagagaggaatagtagaaggaaaaggaaaggaaaataaaatatagatttaaagtccaaatttatatgtttcttcaaatcCATCAGCACTTATTTTCtatcattatataaagattaaataaatttaaaatatatacatttttaataagttttaaatatattttattttcttttgtattatttataatgaaatatgagaaaattagttcttttagtatttttttttcttaatgcttTCCGCCAAT includes:
- the LOC100248721 gene encoding E3 ubiquitin-protein ligase CHIP isoform X1, giving the protein MSPTAAKQAEQLRLDGNTYFKKGRFAAAIDAYTEAITLCPNVPIYWTNRALGHRKRNNWTRVEEDCRRAIQLDSNSVKAHYMLGLALLQREEYAEGVKELEKALDLGRGANPKGYMVEEIWQELAKAKYMEWEHESTKRSWELQTLKEACETALKEKHLFDSSELEGFLDEIPRSNLEQLEALDRVFRIAAEADLPTDVPDYLCCKITLDIFRDPVIAPSGLTYEREVLLDHLEKVGKFDPITREPLSQSQLVSNLAIKEAVQAFLDEHGWAYKTD
- the LOC100248721 gene encoding E3 ubiquitin-protein ligase CHIP isoform X2, whose protein sequence is MATLTSRRVVSLPQSMLILSNWTRVEEDCRRAIQLDSNSVKAHYMLGLALLQREEYAEGVKELEKALDLGRGANPKGYMVEEIWQELAKAKYMEWEHESTKRSWELQTLKEACETALKEKHLFDSSELEGFLDEIPRSNLEQLEALDRVFRIAAEADLPTDVPDYLCCKITLDIFRDPVIAPSGLTYEREVLLDHLEKVGKFDPITREPLSQSQLVSNLAIKEAVQAFLDEHGWAYKTD